CTCAGCCTCGAGAGAGGCCGTATCCGGATCAATGACCGCGCGTGCATCCTCTGTTACTGCTGCAATGAAATCTGTCCCTCCCGGGCAATCAGGCTCAAGCGCGGCTTTGCGGCAGGGGCTCTGGCAAAACTGCTCAAAATCTAGACGGAAGTTATCCACAGGTGTAGAGCGTTCTACTGAAGATCTGGAGAAGGGGCCTTCGGTCCCCTATATTTTTTCCTGTTGACTTTCGCTTTATCTTCGCCTATACTATCACCAGATAATAGAAGAAATGACAAATGTCAAATGACAAAACATTTTAGCATTTGTCATTTGTGCTTTGTCATTTGTCATTCCCGGCAAAGGGGGATTGCGTGTATTTTACGAAGCGCCAGCGGCAAATATTGGATTACATCTCTAATTTCATCTCTGAGCGTGGTTATGCCCCGAGCATCGAGGAGATCGGCCGGAGGTTCGGCCTCTCCTCTCTCGCCACGGTGCACAAGCACCTGGTCAACCTGGAGAAAAAGGGGGTCATCAATCGAAGCTGGAACCGCAGCCGTTCCATCGAGCTTATCCCGGCAGAGGGGATAAAGACCGCCGGGGTTGAACTCCCACTCCTCGGTCTGGTTGCCGCCGGGGAGCCGATCGAGGCGCTCTCCCACCGGGAGACGATGACCGTCCCCGAGGAGTTCGCAGGGAAGGGAAATACCTACATGCTGCGGGTCAAGGGAGATTCGATGATCGACGAGCAGATCCGCGACGGGGATTACATCGTCGTCGAAAAGAGGCGCACCGCGAGAGACGGGGAAACGGTCGTCGCCCTCCTGCGCAATGAGGAGGCCACGCTCAAGAAGTTCTACAGGGAGAACGGGCAGATAAAACTTGTGCCTGCGAACCCCGCGCTGGAACCGATTGTCGTGGACCCGGGAGACGTGACGATACAGGGTGTGGTGATCGCGGTACTGAGGAAATACCGCTGAACAGCAAAATGACAAATGACAAAGCACAAATGACAAGATCCACGTTGGTTTTGTCATTTGGTATTGTCCCTATGAGCCGCATCATCTTCCACCTGGACATGGATGCATTCTTCGTATCGGTCGAGCTGCTACGCCGCCCGTGGCTCAAAGGCAAACCGGTGGTGGTGGGCGGAGAACCCACTCGCCGGGGAGTGGTCGCCTCCGCCTCCTACGAGGCGCGCCGCCACGGGATCCGTTCCGCCATGCCCCTCGCCCAAGCGAAGAGGCTCTGCCCCCGCTGCGTCTTCCTCCCGTGTCATTTTGACGACTATGCGGACGTTTCCACGAAGCTCTTCGGGCTACTGGAACATTTCACCCCGGATGTGGAGCCGATATCTCTTGAAGAGGCGTTCCTCGACATGAGCGGCTTCCGCTGGCTCTACGGCCCCCCCCTCGTGACCGCCGACCGGATACACGCCGAAATCAGGGGAAATCTCTCCCTTCCCTCCTCCATCGGCATCGCGTCGAACAAGCTCGTCGCCAGGATCGCCTCGGCGCATGCCAAACCGAACGGCGTTCTCTACGTCCTGCCCGGCAACGAACGGGACTTTCTCGCGCCGCTCCCCGTCCGCTCCATCCCCGGCGTGGGCCCGCGCACGGCGGAGCAGCTCGGGCTCATGGGGGTGAACACAATCGGCGATCTCAGGGCAATCGGCGAACGGCTCCTGTGGTGTACGTTCGGTACGTCCGGATCCTGGCTCTCCAGGGCGGCGAGCGGAGAGGATGACGAGCCGGTCACTTCCCGCGCCGGGCAGAAATCCGTGAGCCGCGAGATAACCTTCCCCGAAGACCTCCTGGATCGTGAGCGTATACTGGCTGAACTGTCATTCCTGGTGGAGGCGGCGTGCCAGGCGCTCCGCAGGGCGGGGAAACAGGCGAGGATCGTCTCGCTCAAGCTCCGCTACGCTGATTTCTCCACCGTCACGCGCTCGTTCACCCTCGACGAACCGACCGACCTCGACAGGGAGGTCTTCGCGGTCGCCACGCGTCTTTTCAGAAAGACATGGACGCGCCGCCTGAGGATCAGGCTCATCGGCGTCTCCCTCTCCAACTTCGTCGGGAGCGGCTGGCAACCCTCTCTCCTTCCCGGCGGCGGCGACAGGGGAAGATTCAAACGCCTCTATGCGGGCGTAGATCGCATCAAGGAGAAATACGGCGATGGAGCGATAACAACGGGGACAAGGTTGATCGTGCGAGGGAAACCGATAAATACAGAATGACAAATGACAAAATTCAAATGACAAAACAAAAAGGTAACTTCAAACTTCAAAATCAAAAATCCCAAACAAGATCCAATCTCAAAATCCTAAATCCAAAATAGTGCGGATGTTGTTACATGTGCATTAAGGGTTATAGGATTCTGGGATCGTTCTGAGGTTCGAGGTTGGAATTTTGAGGTTATTTTGAGGTTTTGATTTTGAAGTTGGGGTCTTCCCGTGTTCACGCACCTCCACTGCCACAGTAATTACTCGTTCCTCGAGGGGGCGAGCCGCGTCGATGAGCTGGTCGCGCGCGCCGGGGCGCTCGGGATGAGCGCGCTCGCGCTCACCGACACAAACGGCCTCTACGGCGCGGTCCCCTTCTACAAGGTTGCCCGGGGCGCCCGTATCAAACCGATTCTCGGGACGGAGCTCCGCACGAACGGCACCAGGATAGTCTTCCTCGCCCGTAACAGCGCCGGGTATGGGAAACTCTGCCGACTGATAACTTCATTCCATCTGACAGGCAAGAAATTACCCGATGGGACCGGAATCCCAAAATCAGCCGGCACGGACAGTGCGTTCACGCCTCTCCTCCGCATATTACTCGCCGAAGGAGATCCCGACCTCTACATCCTACTCCACGCCGATCCCCTCCTGCGGCTGCGTCATGCCTTGCGCATCACGCCCAATCTGTATCTTGAGATTCCTGCCACCGCGGGCGCCGCAGCGATCGCGAGGCTCGCACGCCTGGCCGCGCGATTCAGCGTACCCCCGGTCGCCACAGTCCCAGTGCTCTTCAGCACCCCCGATGGCTACGAACTACACAAGGTGCTCACAGCGATCAGGACACGCTCGACGGTCGCAACGATCCCTCCCGGCGAGCTCGCGCCGCGAGACGCATATCTCCGGAGCGGAGAAGAGATGCGCGCCCTCTTCGCGGCGAGCTCCGTCATTCGCCCCGGGGTGGCCGAGAGCGGGATGATGCGGCAGTACATCGAACGCCACCGCGGGCGCGAGAAAGTCACGTTCCTCCACCCCGCCATGGAGGAGATCCTCGCCGAAACACACGGCGTGATGATCTACCAGGAGGACGTGATGCGCGTCGCCCATCTCGTCGCCGGCATGACGCTCGCGGAGGCCGATCTCCTCAGGAGGGCGATGAGCGGGAAAATGCGTTCGCAGCAAACCATGGCCGGCCTGAAGGAAAAATTCGCGGAGGCCGCCCGGGCGCGCGGGATCGCAGCAAAAACCGCCGCAGAGACATGGCGCCAGATAGAGAGCTTCGCCGAGTATGCCTTCTGCAAGGCGCACAGCGCCTCATTCGCCCTCCTCTCCTTCCAGGTAGCCTTTCTCAAGGCCCACTGGCCGGCCGAGTTCATGGCCGCCGTCCTCTCGAATGGCGGGGGGTTCTACCACACGCAGGCATACCTTGACGAGGCGCGGAGGCTCGGTCTTAAAATCCTGCCTCCCGACATTAACCGCAGCGAGATCGCGTACAGTGCGAGTCCCGGATTGATCAGAGTGGGGTTGATGCAGGTCGGCGAGCTCAGGCGAGAGACGCTGGAACGCCTCATCGCCTCCAGGCGCAGGGACGGGTTTTTCACCTCGCTCACGGAGTTTTATGAGCGTGTAAAACCGGATAGGCGCGAAGCCGAGAATCTCATCGCGTGCGGCGCCTTCGACGCGTATGAGTTTTCCCGCCCGGAACTGCTCTGCAAGCTCCACCTCCTCCGCCGCAGTTCGCCGGTTCGCCGGTTCGCCGATTCGCCGCCACTGCCCTTCCCCCCTGCCCACACTATCATTCCCCGCATCCCCGATTACGACGAGGAGATGAAGCGCGCCCTCGAACACAAGACACTCGGTGTGTACGTAACGTGCCACCCGCTCGCATTGTTCGCGAAGGATATCGGCCCTAGTGGTTTTGCGAATGCTCCAACTCGCCGACTCGCCGACTCGCGTGCCCGCCGTAGCTTCAGCGAAGGAGGGCCGGTTCGCCGTCTCGTATACATCCGGGCGGACGAACTGGCGCAGCACGCGGGGGGGCGCGTCGAGCTCCTCGGCTGGCTCGTCTGCATGAAGCGCGTGAGGACATCGAAGGGAGAGTACATGAGGTTCATCACGATGGAGGACATGACCAACCTCTTCGAGGTTGTCCTCTTCCCCCGCTGCTACCAGCGCTACGGACATCTCCTTAACACACCGGGCCCGTTCGTGGTGAGCGGGAGGGCAGAGAATGACTCGGGGGCAATCGTCATCAAGGCCTCCCGCCTGCGCCTTCTTGACACGCGCCGCGGTAGGAGCAACGTCCAAGCTCAGCGGGCCGAAGGGGAGAAACCTCTGAGGCTCCACTGCAGCGCCTTGATGGGCATTTTGTTTTCACTCATATAGTGCAGAAGGACTCCAAAACGGATAGCCCAAAAGTGCGTCTTGTATGCCCCAAATAAGGCCGGAAATGGGCCATAACATATACTGGATTGGCAAAAGATTGCC
This is a stretch of genomic DNA from Candidatus Auribacterota bacterium. It encodes these proteins:
- a CDS encoding PHP domain-containing protein, which gives rise to MFTHLHCHSNYSFLEGASRVDELVARAGALGMSALALTDTNGLYGAVPFYKVARGARIKPILGTELRTNGTRIVFLARNSAGYGKLCRLITSFHLTGKKLPDGTGIPKSAGTDSAFTPLLRILLAEGDPDLYILLHADPLLRLRHALRITPNLYLEIPATAGAAAIARLARLAARFSVPPVATVPVLFSTPDGYELHKVLTAIRTRSTVATIPPGELAPRDAYLRSGEEMRALFAASSVIRPGVAESGMMRQYIERHRGREKVTFLHPAMEEILAETHGVMIYQEDVMRVAHLVAGMTLAEADLLRRAMSGKMRSQQTMAGLKEKFAEAARARGIAAKTAAETWRQIESFAEYAFCKAHSASFALLSFQVAFLKAHWPAEFMAAVLSNGGGFYHTQAYLDEARRLGLKILPPDINRSEIAYSASPGLIRVGLMQVGELRRETLERLIASRRRDGFFTSLTEFYERVKPDRREAENLIACGAFDAYEFSRPELLCKLHLLRRSSPVRRFADSPPLPFPPAHTIIPRIPDYDEEMKRALEHKTLGVYVTCHPLALFAKDIGPSGFANAPTRRLADSRARRSFSEGGPVRRLVYIRADELAQHAGGRVELLGWLVCMKRVRTSKGEYMRFITMEDMTNLFEVVLFPRCYQRYGHLLNTPGPFVVSGRAENDSGAIVIKASRLRLLDTRRGRSNVQAQRAEGEKPLRLHCSALMGILFSLI
- the dinB gene encoding DNA polymerase IV; translated protein: MSRIIFHLDMDAFFVSVELLRRPWLKGKPVVVGGEPTRRGVVASASYEARRHGIRSAMPLAQAKRLCPRCVFLPCHFDDYADVSTKLFGLLEHFTPDVEPISLEEAFLDMSGFRWLYGPPLVTADRIHAEIRGNLSLPSSIGIASNKLVARIASAHAKPNGVLYVLPGNERDFLAPLPVRSIPGVGPRTAEQLGLMGVNTIGDLRAIGERLLWCTFGTSGSWLSRAASGEDDEPVTSRAGQKSVSREITFPEDLLDRERILAELSFLVEAACQALRRAGKQARIVSLKLRYADFSTVTRSFTLDEPTDLDREVFAVATRLFRKTWTRRLRIRLIGVSLSNFVGSGWQPSLLPGGGDRGRFKRLYAGVDRIKEKYGDGAITTGTRLIVRGKPINTE
- the lexA gene encoding transcriptional repressor LexA gives rise to the protein MYFTKRQRQILDYISNFISERGYAPSIEEIGRRFGLSSLATVHKHLVNLEKKGVINRSWNRSRSIELIPAEGIKTAGVELPLLGLVAAGEPIEALSHRETMTVPEEFAGKGNTYMLRVKGDSMIDEQIRDGDYIVVEKRRTARDGETVVALLRNEEATLKKFYRENGQIKLVPANPALEPIVVDPGDVTIQGVVIAVLRKYR